The proteins below are encoded in one region of Metabacillus dongyingensis:
- the galU gene encoding UTP--glucose-1-phosphate uridylyltransferase GalU: protein MHVKKAIIPAAGLGTRFLPATKAQPKEMLPIVDKPTIQYIIEEAVASGIEDILIVSGRGKRAIEDHFDKSYELEETLIKKEKWDLLSKVQGISELANIHYIRQKEPLGLGHAIYCARRFIGNEPFAVMLGDDIVQSDVPCLKQLIDVYDRFQSTVIGVQNVKPEDVSKYGIVSYDQQEKKADNVYKVKDLVEKPKREDAPSNTAILGRYILRPEIFDILAMLKPGSGGEIQLTDALKELAHKEEVTAYHFIGKRYDVGDKLGFIQATIDFAMDNDELREDILQYIKNKVANS from the coding sequence ATGCATGTAAAAAAAGCGATCATACCGGCTGCGGGTTTGGGAACAAGGTTTTTGCCTGCTACGAAGGCCCAGCCTAAAGAAATGCTTCCTATAGTTGATAAACCTACCATTCAATACATCATTGAAGAAGCGGTTGCTTCCGGAATTGAAGATATCTTAATTGTTTCAGGACGAGGAAAAAGGGCGATTGAAGATCATTTTGATAAATCCTATGAACTTGAAGAGACCCTAATTAAAAAAGAGAAATGGGATTTGCTCAGCAAGGTCCAGGGCATTTCAGAGCTTGCCAACATACATTACATTCGTCAAAAAGAGCCTCTTGGTCTTGGGCATGCCATTTATTGCGCCAGAAGATTCATCGGCAATGAACCTTTCGCTGTTATGCTTGGAGACGACATTGTTCAGTCTGACGTTCCTTGCTTAAAGCAGTTAATTGATGTTTATGATCGATTTCAAAGCACGGTAATCGGAGTGCAGAATGTGAAGCCTGAAGATGTTTCGAAGTATGGAATTGTAAGCTATGATCAACAAGAAAAAAAGGCTGACAATGTTTATAAAGTGAAAGATTTAGTAGAGAAGCCAAAACGGGAAGATGCCCCGTCTAATACAGCTATTTTAGGACGATATATCCTGCGTCCAGAAATTTTTGATATTCTCGCAATGCTTAAACCTGGTTCGGGCGGAGAAATTCAATTAACAGATGCTTTAAAAGAGCTTGCCCATAAAGAAGAGGTAACGGCATATCATTTCATCGGCAAAAGATATGATGTCGGAGACAAGCTTGGCTTTATTCAGGCGACAATTGATTTTGCCATGGATAACGATGAGCTGAGAGAAGATATTCTGCAGTACATAAAAAATAAAGTGGCAAATAGTTAG
- a CDS encoding SpoIID/LytB domain-containing protein: protein MNKAFMSIVALTLFFLFAEENAFAANSNPSEVSVNLKHYVGNAKEVTVLVEGEYYLSGENDFKLKEGNTYKVKNENGALVLYNGSVKKKTLNSSAAFMPAKYGTGNYMKINGRSYLGTMKFKVENSQYVRPENELPLEDYLKGVVPGEMPASWSVEALKAQTVTARTYALKRMNQTIDDTVSFQKYEGYIWTSSLYNNTNEAVNRTKGQVLKINGSLIDALYSSSNGGKTENNANVWTSGTPLSYFPAKNDPYDPRVSWTIRMNESQIDPALLDLTKPGYWWGTVKEKDAKYSNNIKTWLKTDKNFTGKDLKIVKVTKLAVSNEKTSGDRRKTGSYRIEFYVKNANGTYQMKDGKIETVVKEGTNVNVSTLRSMFGTVDFKSHLIDSLTYEKGVYTFNGRGFGHGVGMSQYGAKVMSDQNQNYMEITNFYYPGTNYDNYIDQAVEEIEGEDRYETSAAIAEFGWSSANTVFIGRGDNPVDALTGSVLAKKYNAPLLLSNPNQLSESVKKTLANLNPASIYILGGKSAISDAVEAELKAIAANVHRISGSTRYDTAAAVAKQAGHSGSIFITSDSSDSPDALSIASYAAAEQMPILYTKTSAVPKAVTDFIRGSGVRKVTIVGGETAVSASVQTQLEALVGPGNVDRVYGKNRYETSVNIVKKYNLDNRKVFFARGTEFIDALPGSVLAANNRAPIILVEKDTVPVPVASYIYDHMTFIPHIHYLGGKGAISEQTRSSLQNWFLQ from the coding sequence TTGAATAAGGCTTTTATGTCAATTGTTGCATTAACTCTATTCTTTTTGTTTGCGGAAGAAAATGCGTTTGCTGCTAATAGTAATCCTTCAGAAGTGTCTGTTAATCTCAAACACTATGTCGGCAATGCCAAGGAAGTGACGGTATTGGTTGAAGGTGAATACTATTTGTCCGGAGAAAATGATTTTAAATTAAAAGAAGGCAATACCTATAAAGTCAAAAATGAAAATGGCGCATTGGTCTTGTATAATGGCAGCGTTAAGAAAAAGACTCTAAACAGTTCTGCAGCGTTTATGCCTGCAAAATACGGTACAGGAAATTATATGAAGATCAATGGCCGTTCTTATTTAGGCACGATGAAATTCAAGGTTGAAAACAGTCAATATGTCCGACCGGAAAATGAGCTGCCTCTTGAAGATTATTTAAAAGGGGTTGTACCGGGCGAAATGCCTGCAAGCTGGTCTGTTGAGGCATTAAAAGCTCAAACTGTAACAGCTAGAACGTACGCATTAAAAAGAATGAACCAAACGATTGATGATACGGTGAGCTTTCAAAAATATGAAGGGTATATTTGGACATCTTCCCTTTATAACAATACGAATGAAGCGGTAAACCGCACAAAAGGCCAAGTTCTGAAGATAAATGGGAGCTTGATTGACGCACTGTACAGTTCAAGCAACGGCGGAAAAACAGAAAATAATGCAAATGTATGGACGAGCGGAACACCGCTTTCTTATTTCCCTGCAAAAAATGATCCGTATGATCCTAGAGTAAGCTGGACAATCAGAATGAACGAATCACAAATTGACCCGGCATTGCTTGATTTAACAAAGCCAGGCTATTGGTGGGGAACGGTCAAAGAAAAAGACGCAAAGTATTCAAACAATATTAAGACTTGGTTAAAAACAGACAAAAACTTCACTGGCAAAGACCTCAAAATTGTTAAAGTGACGAAGCTTGCTGTTTCTAATGAAAAAACAAGCGGAGATCGACGTAAAACAGGAAGCTACCGCATTGAATTTTATGTCAAAAATGCAAATGGCACCTATCAAATGAAAGACGGCAAGATTGAAACCGTCGTTAAAGAAGGTACAAACGTTAACGTCTCTACCCTTCGCTCTATGTTCGGCACTGTGGATTTCAAAAGTCATCTGATTGATTCGCTGACATATGAAAAAGGTGTCTATACGTTTAATGGCCGAGGGTTTGGCCATGGAGTCGGAATGAGCCAGTACGGCGCAAAGGTAATGTCCGATCAAAACCAAAACTACATGGAAATCACCAATTTCTATTACCCTGGCACAAACTATGATAATTATATCGATCAAGCCGTTGAAGAAATTGAAGGCGAAGATCGCTATGAAACAAGTGCAGCCATTGCCGAGTTCGGCTGGTCATCTGCAAACACGGTCTTTATCGGCAGAGGAGACAACCCGGTAGATGCATTAACGGGAAGCGTCCTTGCAAAGAAATACAACGCACCACTGTTATTATCAAATCCTAATCAATTATCTGAGTCAGTTAAAAAAACATTAGCGAATCTGAATCCTGCATCCATCTATATTCTTGGCGGCAAATCAGCTATCTCGGACGCAGTTGAAGCCGAACTTAAGGCAATCGCTGCAAATGTTCACCGCATCAGCGGTTCAACACGGTATGATACGGCAGCTGCTGTGGCAAAACAAGCAGGCCACTCAGGCTCGATCTTTATCACATCCGACAGCAGTGACTCACCGGATGCTTTATCGATTGCATCGTATGCAGCTGCTGAACAGATGCCGATTCTTTACACAAAAACTTCTGCTGTTCCAAAAGCAGTAACGGATTTTATAAGAGGCAGCGGTGTACGCAAAGTAACGATTGTCGGCGGCGAGACAGCAGTCTCAGCAAGCGTTCAAACACAGCTTGAGGCTTTAGTAGGTCCAGGCAATGTTGATCGCGTTTACGGAAAAAACCGCTACGAAACCAGCGTGAATATCGTGAAGAAATACAATCTGGACAATCGCAAAGTCTTCTTTGCAAGAGGTACAGAATTTATTGACGCACTTCCTGGATCCGTACTCGCAGCGAATAATCGCGCACCAATAATTCTAGTGGAAAAAGATACAGTTCCAGTGCCTGTCGCAAGTTACATTTATGATCACATGACATTCATTCCGCATATTCATTACCTTGGCGGAAAAGGAGCCATCTCAGAGCAAACTCGCAGCAGTCTGCAAAACTGGTTTCTTCAATAA
- a CDS encoding cell wall-binding repeat-containing protein encodes MKSSKSWALGVFLFLMLLFAPNTGFAEKVLVIDPGHGGKFSGTCGLTGNTTGFCEKKANLIVSQKVRDYLITSGIKVYLTRDTDMEFAPYLKKADGSTDGGDFDLRMQKANSFAKGNNDNSVFISIHHNAHPSNPYVKGYETYFYNGVDHAKEEYPHDPLQIRYLADNQRLAGEIHPAVLAKLGSIDRGIADDQSFYVIRNAQMPAVLVEMGYMTNREEEARIKTSDFQNKAAQAIASSVVNYFKVYEVYDSGNHKLLTTKSKDQALQFAKKQTKPVRVFDKYAQKDIYKTSTLYEVHHRTNGKLGEFYTSSEAMAFAQRYRNTRLVYKSNGFTLWSNFLPKKYDLYVNGAKKAGYVDFEHARYIAGKNAPNARVVNNISGEVVFTNIANDKVTRKLPLTKLVGADRYQTAINVSKKMYPAGFADSKPDKTIIIATGTGYADALSAGPLSRKHGAAPILLVKGTGMDSYITNEITRLKAKKAIIIGGEGAVSKGIAAQLQSMHLTVERVSGANRFETNQLILNQIGNVDGYFVTSGRNYADALGAAPIAAQKNWAIMLSDTNSLSSEARVKLKGKQALILGGNSVLTSNIDTQVKNAAPASYARLAGKDRYETLAKVLWRFDPYLNSDSILVSTGANFPDALTAAPLSLVTKAPLILAGSTFNKSLETYIMEYGGKHHMKEVTLIGGAVPDVITGEIFNRVR; translated from the coding sequence ATGAAAAGCAGCAAGTCATGGGCACTGGGCGTCTTTCTATTTTTAATGCTCTTATTTGCCCCGAATACGGGTTTTGCTGAAAAAGTCCTTGTTATTGATCCTGGTCATGGAGGGAAATTCAGCGGTACATGCGGTTTAACTGGGAACACGACTGGTTTTTGCGAGAAAAAAGCCAATCTGATTGTGTCGCAAAAAGTGAGAGATTACCTTATAACTAGCGGCATTAAAGTTTATTTAACAAGAGATACGGATATGGAATTTGCACCATATTTGAAGAAAGCGGACGGTAGTACAGATGGCGGTGACTTCGATCTCAGAATGCAAAAGGCGAACAGTTTTGCAAAAGGAAATAATGATAACAGCGTATTTATTTCCATTCACCATAATGCTCATCCAAGCAACCCCTACGTAAAAGGATACGAAACCTACTTTTATAATGGCGTAGACCACGCTAAGGAAGAATATCCTCACGATCCCCTGCAAATCAGATACTTAGCAGATAATCAGCGTTTAGCAGGTGAAATTCATCCGGCTGTTTTAGCTAAATTAGGTTCAATCGACAGAGGAATTGCCGATGATCAAAGCTTCTATGTCATCCGCAATGCACAAATGCCTGCTGTCTTGGTGGAAATGGGCTACATGACCAATCGTGAAGAAGAAGCACGAATTAAAACGTCAGATTTTCAAAATAAGGCAGCTCAAGCCATCGCTTCGTCCGTCGTGAATTACTTTAAAGTCTATGAAGTATACGATTCCGGCAATCATAAATTATTAACGACGAAATCGAAGGATCAGGCGCTGCAATTTGCCAAAAAACAGACGAAACCAGTCAGAGTGTTTGATAAGTATGCTCAAAAAGATATCTATAAAACAAGCACTCTATATGAAGTGCACCACAGAACGAATGGAAAATTAGGAGAGTTCTATACATCAAGCGAAGCTATGGCTTTTGCACAACGCTACAGGAATACGAGACTAGTCTATAAAAGCAACGGCTTTACCCTTTGGTCGAACTTCCTGCCTAAAAAATATGATCTCTATGTAAATGGTGCAAAGAAAGCAGGCTACGTCGATTTTGAGCACGCACGTTACATTGCAGGAAAAAATGCGCCAAATGCGAGAGTTGTAAATAATATTTCAGGTGAAGTAGTATTCACAAATATCGCAAACGATAAAGTTACAAGAAAGCTGCCATTAACGAAATTAGTTGGTGCAGATCGTTATCAAACAGCAATCAATGTTTCTAAGAAAATGTATCCTGCAGGTTTTGCAGACAGTAAACCGGATAAAACCATCATTATTGCAACAGGCACAGGATATGCTGATGCATTATCAGCAGGTCCCCTATCAAGAAAGCACGGGGCAGCGCCAATCCTTTTAGTAAAAGGAACTGGAATGGATTCTTACATAACAAATGAAATCACCCGTCTAAAAGCAAAAAAAGCGATCATCATTGGCGGTGAGGGTGCCGTCTCTAAAGGTATTGCCGCACAGCTTCAATCAATGCATCTGACGGTTGAAAGAGTAAGCGGAGCGAATCGTTTCGAGACAAATCAGCTTATTCTAAATCAAATCGGAAATGTAGATGGCTACTTTGTCACATCAGGACGAAACTATGCGGATGCTCTTGGCGCAGCGCCTATAGCTGCTCAGAAAAACTGGGCCATTATGCTGTCCGATACAAATAGTCTTTCAAGTGAGGCAAGAGTGAAACTTAAAGGCAAGCAGGCTCTTATTCTTGGAGGAAATAGCGTTCTCACTTCAAATATTGATACTCAGGTAAAAAATGCAGCTCCAGCAAGCTATGCACGTTTAGCTGGTAAAGACCGCTATGAAACACTTGCAAAAGTACTGTGGCGTTTTGATCCATATCTAAACTCAGATTCTATTTTAGTATCAACCGGAGCAAACTTCCCGGATGCATTAACAGCAGCACCTTTATCATTAGTGACAAAGGCACCGCTGATCCTGGCAGGTTCAACGTTTAACAAATCCCTGGAAACATACATCATGGAATATGGCGGCAAGCATCATATGAAGGAAGTTACGCTTATCGGCGGAGCTGTACCTGATGTGATAACAGGCGAGATTTTCAACAGAGTAAGATAA
- a CDS encoding cell wall-binding repeat-containing protein, translated as MKVKLKRSVFLLFAFLLVFSNAALAAVPTPQKGNANTEVKKNAGKQSIKKSDAEKQYKSTDKVRVIVEVEGEPAITYATKQGKKFGALAKSKQEELKANALKEQNAVKNQIATKSIGMKFEQEFTTVVNGFSGEVEYGKIALLEKLTGVNKVTIAHEYDRPAAEPEMKYSKDLVEARESWDLGYDGEGMIVGIIDTGIDPSHRDMILSEDTVPALTEGSVGDAVSDLNLPGKFYTEKVPYGYNYMDENEEILDLGPGASMHGMHVGGTVGANGDEENGGLKGVAPEAQLLALKVFGNDPEMPSTWSDIYVKAIDDSIQLGADVLNMSLGSTASFVLPEDPEQQAIARAVENGVVMSVSAGNSAHLGNGWANPYASNPDVGLVGSPGLSYDSLQVASIENSTIDLDAMKVQVDGADFGTIGYQKQDGPKFLDKFKGQKLDIVYVGDGQPAQYEGKDVKGKVVFAVRTGGYFYANIQKMAEAQGAAGVIIRGLPAHGDYVSMALDKPSIPLVSLSIADGNALEAQAKEGKKLEVTFGDDKVAAPNADAGKMSAFTSWGVTPNLDFKPEITAPGGKILSTFNDNQYGIMSGTSMAAPHVAGGSAIVLERVDELFNLEGADRVLMAKNILMNTSQPVIDKGLVNDAFKWELPYSPRRQGAGLMKLYSALNTPAVVTEPKTGEGKVALKEVGDKVEFSLDLKNFSDKAVSYDVKANVQTDFANKGSLGYDYDELETQQLLDAVIKVDGKDTAKVEVAAGETKTVKVTLDTENAKVLGDDFETPVPVKDVFKNGYFVEGFVTFSAEGLSQLTVPYVGFNGDWGKAPILDAMNFDAENETFYGISGVVAKDGEDFNFLGYDAFNEKVPFDGSKIAISPNGDGSNDQLIPVLSFLRNAKEVKYNVLDENKKQLRTIRTELEVRKHYYDAGSGSMYTLNPANQWDGKVKNALVKDGQYYFEIAAAVDYAGKAPQKVHVPVIVDTVQPTLNAEFKDNKVTFGAADERSGVAYIDVLVNGQSVVGKDKEGNPLTLAPTTTEFKLENLVTGSTVTVLAVDNAGNTSAKEFKGVNDGTIPSIIAELPEALGTYDTNEVPVKGYVTDESKVTNFTVDGQSVELKWNAETKRYEFETTLTLEDGFHKIRIAGSDEAGNEISFLKQFFVDTTAPELSVSAPASVSAAAEKATITTNVSDNFDELRVAVDGDEVFYNMLREPYEMRGIEKEIKTEVALQPGENTFMVEATDLAGHKTVKEVKVYRGDDKVSRISGENRYETAAAISSEGWESSELVFLAKGQEFADALAGVPLAAQYDAPILLTDSKGLSGAAKAELERLGAETVVILGGTSAVSVKVEDQLENMGLEVDRIFGKDRWATAAAIAKEVAPDGSEDAVVVNGTSFADALAVASYAGQYGMPIVLSQKDKLPAASSKVLEELGVEHTLVVGGQVALSDSVYKKLPDAERVYGKDRYATSVALADYFEPSLDVVYAATGQNFADALAGAGLAAKHESGVILVGKTLSSEVKNFFGGNEIGQVKVFGGKGAVSDEVLTEIHKLIQ; from the coding sequence TTGAAGGTTAAACTGAAAAGATCGGTATTTTTACTGTTCGCGTTCTTGCTGGTTTTCTCAAATGCAGCATTAGCAGCGGTTCCGACACCGCAAAAGGGAAATGCCAATACTGAGGTTAAGAAAAATGCCGGCAAGCAATCTATTAAAAAATCAGACGCTGAAAAACAATATAAGAGTACGGACAAAGTTCGTGTAATTGTCGAAGTCGAGGGCGAGCCCGCAATTACATATGCAACAAAGCAAGGAAAGAAATTCGGTGCTCTTGCAAAATCAAAGCAGGAAGAGCTGAAAGCAAACGCTTTGAAGGAGCAAAATGCGGTTAAAAACCAAATCGCTACTAAAAGCATCGGAATGAAATTCGAGCAGGAGTTTACAACTGTAGTCAACGGCTTCTCCGGAGAAGTTGAATATGGAAAGATCGCTTTGCTTGAAAAGTTAACAGGCGTTAACAAAGTAACGATCGCTCATGAATACGATCGTCCGGCTGCAGAACCTGAAATGAAATACAGTAAAGACTTAGTGGAAGCACGCGAGTCTTGGGATTTAGGCTATGACGGTGAAGGAATGATCGTAGGTATCATCGATACAGGGATCGATCCAAGTCACAGAGACATGATTCTAAGTGAAGATACAGTTCCTGCTTTAACAGAAGGTTCTGTAGGAGATGCTGTTTCAGACCTTAACTTGCCAGGAAAGTTTTACACAGAAAAAGTGCCGTATGGTTATAACTATATGGACGAAAATGAAGAAATTCTTGATTTAGGACCAGGTGCATCGATGCATGGAATGCACGTAGGGGGAACGGTTGGCGCAAATGGAGATGAAGAAAACGGCGGATTAAAAGGCGTGGCTCCCGAGGCACAGCTTTTAGCTCTGAAAGTTTTCGGAAATGATCCTGAAATGCCTTCTACATGGAGCGATATCTATGTGAAAGCAATTGATGATTCCATTCAATTGGGGGCAGATGTATTGAATATGAGCTTAGGCTCAACAGCATCATTCGTGCTGCCTGAAGATCCTGAGCAGCAAGCTATTGCAAGAGCAGTTGAAAACGGAGTGGTCATGTCTGTTTCTGCAGGTAACTCAGCTCATTTAGGAAACGGCTGGGCAAATCCTTATGCAAGCAATCCTGATGTGGGATTAGTTGGATCTCCGGGTCTTTCTTATGATTCCCTGCAGGTTGCTTCCATTGAAAACTCAACAATTGATCTTGATGCGATGAAAGTTCAAGTAGACGGCGCTGATTTTGGAACTATTGGGTACCAAAAACAGGACGGACCGAAATTCCTTGATAAATTCAAAGGTCAAAAGCTTGATATTGTGTATGTAGGAGATGGACAGCCTGCACAATATGAAGGGAAAGATGTAAAAGGTAAAGTTGTCTTTGCCGTTCGTACAGGGGGATATTTCTATGCAAATATCCAGAAAATGGCTGAAGCGCAAGGCGCTGCCGGTGTAATCATCCGCGGATTGCCTGCACATGGCGACTATGTAAGCATGGCTTTAGACAAACCTTCGATTCCATTAGTTTCTTTAAGCATTGCAGATGGTAATGCCCTTGAAGCTCAAGCGAAGGAAGGCAAGAAACTTGAAGTGACATTTGGAGATGACAAAGTAGCTGCTCCAAATGCTGATGCAGGAAAAATGTCTGCCTTTACATCATGGGGAGTGACTCCTAATCTTGATTTCAAACCTGAAATCACAGCTCCGGGCGGAAAAATCTTATCTACATTCAATGATAATCAGTACGGAATTATGAGCGGAACGTCGATGGCTGCACCTCATGTGGCTGGAGGATCTGCGATTGTGCTTGAGCGCGTAGACGAGTTATTCAATTTAGAAGGTGCAGATCGTGTCCTTATGGCGAAAAACATCTTAATGAATACATCTCAGCCTGTTATCGATAAAGGATTGGTTAATGACGCTTTTAAATGGGAACTTCCTTATTCTCCTCGCCGTCAAGGTGCGGGATTAATGAAACTCTATTCTGCACTTAATACACCTGCAGTTGTAACAGAACCAAAAACAGGTGAAGGAAAAGTGGCATTGAAAGAAGTTGGAGATAAAGTGGAATTTTCGCTTGATCTTAAAAACTTCAGTGACAAAGCCGTTTCTTATGACGTAAAAGCAAATGTTCAAACGGATTTCGCCAATAAGGGATCTCTCGGATATGACTATGATGAGCTTGAAACACAACAATTACTAGATGCTGTTATTAAAGTAGACGGCAAGGACACTGCAAAAGTAGAAGTTGCTGCCGGGGAAACAAAAACAGTAAAAGTCACACTTGATACTGAAAATGCAAAAGTCTTAGGGGATGACTTTGAAACTCCTGTACCAGTGAAGGATGTCTTCAAAAACGGTTACTTTGTAGAAGGATTCGTGACATTCTCTGCTGAAGGTTTATCACAGCTTACCGTACCTTATGTAGGCTTCAATGGAGACTGGGGTAAAGCTCCAATTCTTGATGCGATGAACTTTGATGCTGAAAACGAAACTTTCTATGGGATTTCTGGAGTTGTAGCAAAGGATGGCGAAGACTTCAATTTCCTTGGATATGATGCGTTTAACGAAAAAGTTCCATTCGATGGAAGCAAAATTGCGATTTCTCCGAATGGCGACGGCAGCAATGACCAGTTAATACCGGTTCTTTCATTCCTGCGAAACGCTAAAGAGGTAAAATACAATGTTCTTGATGAGAACAAAAAACAATTGCGTACTATTCGCACGGAACTTGAGGTGCGCAAGCATTACTATGATGCAGGCTCAGGTTCAATGTACACGCTAAATCCTGCAAACCAATGGGATGGAAAGGTGAAAAACGCTCTTGTAAAAGACGGTCAATATTACTTTGAAATTGCTGCAGCTGTAGATTATGCAGGGAAAGCGCCTCAAAAGGTTCACGTTCCTGTTATCGTGGATACAGTTCAGCCAACTTTAAATGCCGAATTTAAAGATAATAAAGTAACATTTGGTGCAGCGGATGAGCGTTCAGGAGTTGCATACATTGATGTTCTTGTTAACGGCCAATCTGTCGTTGGCAAAGATAAAGAAGGAAATCCATTAACACTTGCGCCAACAACAACGGAATTCAAGCTTGAGAATCTTGTGACAGGTTCAACTGTAACGGTTCTTGCAGTAGACAATGCAGGCAACACATCTGCAAAAGAGTTCAAAGGTGTGAATGATGGGACAATTCCATCAATCATTGCCGAGCTTCCTGAAGCCCTCGGAACATATGATACGAATGAAGTTCCTGTAAAAGGCTATGTAACAGATGAGTCTAAAGTGACTAACTTCACGGTAGACGGCCAATCAGTTGAATTGAAATGGAATGCTGAAACAAAACGCTATGAGTTTGAAACGACTCTTACACTAGAAGATGGATTCCATAAAATCAGAATTGCAGGTTCAGATGAAGCAGGCAACGAAATTTCTTTCTTAAAGCAATTCTTCGTTGACACAACTGCACCTGAGCTATCTGTAAGTGCACCTGCAAGTGTAAGTGCTGCTGCAGAAAAAGCAACAATTACAACAAATGTTTCGGATAATTTTGATGAGCTTCGGGTGGCTGTTGACGGGGACGAGGTCTTCTACAACATGCTGAGAGAGCCATATGAAATGCGAGGCATTGAGAAAGAAATCAAGACAGAAGTTGCGCTTCAGCCGGGTGAAAACACATTCATGGTAGAAGCGACTGACTTAGCTGGCCACAAAACAGTTAAAGAAGTAAAAGTATACCGCGGAGATGATAAAGTTAGCCGCATCAGCGGAGAAAACCGCTATGAAACAGCAGCAGCCATCAGCTCTGAAGGCTGGGAAAGCTCTGAGCTTGTCTTCCTTGCAAAAGGACAGGAATTTGCTGATGCATTGGCAGGTGTACCGCTTGCAGCTCAATATGATGCTCCAATATTATTAACAGATTCAAAAGGGTTATCAGGAGCTGCAAAAGCTGAGCTTGAAAGGCTGGGTGCAGAAACAGTTGTGATCCTTGGCGGAACAAGCGCTGTTTCTGTAAAAGTAGAAGATCAATTAGAAAATATGGGTCTTGAAGTAGACCGCATCTTCGGTAAAGACCGATGGGCAACTGCCGCAGCAATTGCTAAAGAAGTCGCTCCGGATGGTTCAGAAGATGCAGTTGTTGTAAACGGAACAAGCTTTGCAGATGCTCTGGCTGTTGCTTCTTATGCAGGTCAGTACGGTATGCCGATCGTATTGTCTCAAAAAGATAAACTTCCTGCTGCATCAAGTAAGGTTCTTGAAGAACTGGGAGTTGAACATACATTGGTAGTCGGAGGCCAAGTGGCTCTGTCTGACAGTGTGTATAAAAAACTTCCAGATGCTGAAAGAGTGTATGGAAAAGACCGCTATGCAACAAGCGTAGCGCTTGCAGATTACTTTGAGCCATCATTAGATGTGGTATATGCCGCAACTGGGCAAAACTTTGCAGATGCATTGGCGGGAGCAGGATTAGCTGCTAAGCATGAAAGCGGAGTAATCCTTGTTGGCAAAACCTTATCTTCAGAAGTTAAAAATTTCTTCGGAGGCAATGAAATTGGACAAGTGAAAGTGTTTGGAGGAAAAGGGGCTGTATCTGATGAGGTCCTTACTGAGATTCATAAATTGATCCAATAA